Proteins encoded together in one Macadamia integrifolia cultivar HAES 741 chromosome 8, SCU_Mint_v3, whole genome shotgun sequence window:
- the LOC122087660 gene encoding beta-glucuronosyltransferase GlcAT14C-like, producing the protein MKRKHIPFGWERNWLRPLIGSSVIFLFLFLLVILGHGRSSSSGDVTSRHQSKVSHRKSATDGKLLKLPKLPRFAYLISGTKGDGQRLKRVLQAVYHPWNYYLLHLDLQASPTERLELAKYVKSDAVLREFDNVWVVGKANLVTYKGPTMIACTLHAIAVLLKKAKDWDWFINLSASDYPLMSQDDLLQVFSYLPRDLNFLEHTSNIGWKEYHRARPIMVDPGFYHSNKSGVFFAKEKRAMPSAFKLFMGSAWVVMTRSFLEFCVWGWDNLPRTLLMYYTNFLSSPEGYFHTVICNSKDYQNTTVNHDLHYIKWDNPPRQHPITLTSVHFDEMVQSGAPFGRKFKKDDPVLDRVDWKLLRRSDGRFTPGGWCMGSSFLGRDPCTIYRSPHIIRPTISTKRLEKLLVKLLDPETFRSRQCK; encoded by the exons atgaaaagaaagCATATTCCTTTTGGTTGGGAGCGGAATTGGTTGAGGCCTCTGATTGGGAGCTCtgtgattttcctttttctgtttctgttagTGATTCTAGGGCATGGAAGATCTTCATCCAGTGGCGATGTAACTTCCCGTCATCAATCGAAGGTTTCGCATCGGAAGTCTGCGACCGACGGCAAACTATTAAAGCTTCCGAAATTGCCGAGGTTTGCTTACTTGATTTCTGGAACCAAGGGGGATGGACAAAGGTTGAAACGAGTTCTGCAGGCGGTTTATCATCCTTGGAATTATTATCTGTTAcatcttgatcttcaggcttcTCCGACTGAACGACTTGAACTGGCCAAGTATGTAAAGTCGGATGCGGTATTGCGGGAGTTCGACAATGTTTGGGTTGTGGGTAAAGCAAACTTGGTCACCTATAAGGGTCCCACTATGATTGCTTGCACGCTTCATGCCATTGCTGTTTTACTGAAGAAGGCCAAGGATTGGGATTGGTTCATTAATCTAAGCGCCTCAGACTATCCCCTCATGTCGCAAGATG ACCTTCTTCAAGTTTTTTCTTATTTGCCTAGGGATCTGAACTTTCTTGAGCACACAAGTAATATTGGCTGGAAGGA GTATCATAGAGCAAGGCCAATTATGGTAGATCCAGGATTTTATCATTCAAATAAATCTGGTGTATTTTTTGCAAAGGAGAAAAGGGCTATGCCTTCTGCTTTCAAGTTATTCATGG GTTCAGCGTGGGTAGTAATGACAAGATCATTCCTGGAATTTTGTGTGTGGGGTTGGGATAACCTCCCTCGAACTCTACTCATGTACTATACAAACTTCCTGTCATCTCCAGAGGGCTACTTCCATACCGTCATTTGCAATTCCAAGGACTACCAGAACACAACGGTTAACCATGACTTGCATTATATAAAGTGGGATAACCCTCCAAGGCAGCATCCAATTACCCTAACGTCTGTACATTTCGATGAGATGGTCCAGAGTGGGGCGCCTTTCGGTCGTAAATTCAAGAAGGATGATCCCGTTTTAGACAGAGTTGATTGGAAGCTCTTGAGGAGATCAGATGGCCGGTTTACACCAGGAGGTTGGTGTATGGGGAGTTCTTTTCTGGGTAGAGATCCCTGTACAATTTACAGGAGCCCTCACATTATTAGACCAACCATCAGTACCAAGAGGCTGGAGAAACTATTGGTGAAGCTTCTTGATCCTGAGACTTTCAGGTCCAGACAATGTAAATAG
- the LOC122085474 gene encoding uncharacterized protein LOC122085474 — MRPLSSLGIGLILVFGCLLLALVAELYYLLWWKKRVTNTDIEDDYNSPARELFYTFCWKKPPLLGSTALNRQELCTSVRITGSHGHETENQLNLRSGSNKDLLLKPFEDDEMDSELLMLQNLCGPPRFLFTIKEETKEDLESEDGKSRGDKSRKGSRSRSLSDILPAVETPFLTPMPSPPFFTPPLTPIDSYNHHGFNPLYESSTDAELNRVRSSPPPKFKFLKDAEEKLYRRKLMEEAEKRIHQNSGSVQDGVLKASPASSVVTEEEGSFITIIVGKNKERELHHHHSSTSQVLPLACSPPTVQPEYRKPIFHSSPMLR, encoded by the coding sequence ATGAGGCCTTTGAGCAGTTTAGGAATTGGTCTTATTCTGGTGTTCGGTTGTCTTCTCTTAGCTCTTGTTGCAGAGCTCTACTACTTGTTATGGTGGAAGAAGAGGGTCACCAACACAGACATTGAGGATGATTACAACAGCCCTGCAAGAGAGCTATTTTATACTTTCTGCTGGAAGAAACCACCGCTTTTGGGTTCCACAGCCTTGAACCGTCAGGAACTCTGCACTTCTGTGAGAATTACAGGATCCCATGGCCATGAAACAGAGAATCAGCTTAACCTTCGTTCTGGGTCAAATAAGGATTTGTTACTGAAACCCtttgaagatgatgaaatgGATTCGGAACTCTTGATGCTGCAAAATCTCTGTGGGCCTCCACGATTCCTCTTCACCATCAAAGAGGAGACGAAGGAGGATTTGGAGTCCGAGGATGGGAAGTCCAGAGGTGATAAGAGCCGGAAAGGTTCAAGAAGTAGGAGCTTGAGTGATATCCTCCCGGCTGTGGAGACTCCATTTTTAACTCCTATGCCTTCTCCACCATTTTTCACTCCACCACTGACTCCTATAGACTCTTATAACCACCATGGATTCAACCCTCTCTATGAATCTTCAACAGATGCAGAGCTGAACAGGGTAAGGTCCTCACCTCCTCCAAAATTCAAGTTCTTGAAGGATGCAGAGGAGAAGCTGTACAGAAGAAAACTGATGGAAGAAGCCGAGAAAAGGATTCATCAAAATAGTGGTTCTGTTCAAGATGGAGTGTTGAAAGCATCTCCTGCTTCATCTGTGGtcacagaagaagaaggatcTTTTATCACAATCATTGTTGGTAAAAACAAAGAGAGGGAGTTACATCATCACCATTCGAGTACTTCGCAGGTCCTACCACTAGCTTGTTCTCCTCCCACAGTCCAGCCAGAATACAGGAAACCCATTTTTCATTCCAGTCCCATGCTGAGatga